A genomic stretch from Fodinibius salinus includes:
- a CDS encoding formimidoylglutamase produces MSDLISPSVSIPETAKDDPRLAHWLNNNSDSVQTVLVGFPSDEGVRRNGGRPGASKAPSEIREQLYKMTPSAEYYDPFVTLLEGCEDAGDIEVTGNLETDQERLGDTIAEFLEQGVVPIILGGGHETAFGHFLGYAKAEKRTSIFNLDAHSDVRPLKEDKAHSGSPFRQALEHKSGCGETYLVSGLQPHSVSQSHLDFIKEQGGHYKFRDETNITAISGLFHQHESEQLMVTFDMDAVDQSQAPGVSAPCTNGLPADLWLTAAYMAGRNEKVTSFDLSEVNPEYDRDNQTTKLAALTIWHFLLGLSQR; encoded by the coding sequence GTGTCTGATCTTATTTCACCGTCGGTCTCTATTCCCGAAACAGCAAAAGATGATCCCCGTTTAGCTCATTGGTTGAACAATAACTCTGATTCTGTACAAACAGTATTAGTGGGGTTTCCTTCTGATGAGGGAGTACGTCGGAATGGCGGGCGTCCCGGAGCTTCAAAAGCACCGTCTGAAATACGTGAACAGCTTTATAAGATGACGCCGAGTGCTGAATATTATGATCCCTTTGTTACATTATTGGAAGGCTGTGAAGATGCCGGAGATATAGAAGTAACCGGAAATCTCGAAACAGATCAGGAGCGACTAGGTGATACGATAGCAGAGTTTTTGGAGCAGGGTGTTGTACCTATCATTTTGGGGGGAGGGCATGAAACAGCCTTCGGACACTTTTTAGGCTATGCGAAAGCAGAAAAAAGAACTTCCATCTTTAACCTGGATGCCCATAGTGATGTGCGTCCGCTCAAAGAGGATAAAGCTCATTCAGGATCGCCCTTTCGACAGGCGCTTGAACATAAGAGTGGATGCGGGGAAACCTATCTTGTATCAGGATTACAGCCCCATTCTGTTTCACAATCTCACCTTGACTTTATTAAGGAACAGGGTGGGCATTATAAATTTCGTGACGAAACCAATATAACGGCAATTTCAGGACTTTTTCACCAGCACGAAAGTGAACAGTTAATGGTCACTTTTGATATGGATGCTGTAGATCAGTCACAGGCACCGGGCGTAAGTGCTCCTTGTACAAATGGCCTGCCGGCCGATCTTTGGCTGACGGCCGCTTATATGGCCGGTCGAAATGAGAAGGTTACTTCTTTTGATTTGTCTGAAGTAAATCCTGAATATGATCGTGATAATCAAACGACTAAGCTAGCAGCACTTACGATCTGGCATTTCTTATTGGGATTGAGCCAGCGATAA
- a CDS encoding GIY-YIG nuclease family protein, producing MATKRGFIYILSNKSRSVLYIGVTSDLLQRIHQHRIGSGSSFTKRYNLRYPIYYEEYKSITKAIEREKQLKNWERTWKLDLIREVNPTLDDIWTDIIANNR from the coding sequence ATGGCTACCAAAAGGGGTTTTATTTATATTTTATCAAACAAGAGCCGATCGGTTTTATATATCGGCGTTACCTCTGATTTGCTACAACGTATTCATCAACATCGAATCGGTTCGGGAAGCAGCTTTACCAAACGGTACAATCTTCGCTATCCCATTTATTATGAAGAGTACAAAAGTATCACTAAGGCAATTGAGCGGGAAAAACAATTAAAAAACTGGGAACGAACATGGAAGCTTGACCTAATTCGCGAAGTTAATCCCACCTTAGATGATATTTGGACTGATATTATAGCGAACAACAGGTAG
- a CDS encoding SRPBCC family protein, translating to MYELHQEQFLDAPIDEIWDFISHPANLNEITPPQMDFDIQSSVPDMMRNGLLIKYEVKLPLLGHSEWVTEIKHIVSGKEFVDEQRIGPYNFWYHRHQLEETDRGTKMIDHVSYQPPYGILGQIANTLLIRNKLEEIFNYRKEVLDGRYNI from the coding sequence ATGTACGAACTGCACCAGGAGCAATTTTTAGATGCGCCGATAGATGAAATATGGGACTTCATTTCTCACCCGGCCAACCTGAATGAGATAACCCCGCCGCAAATGGATTTTGATATCCAAAGTAGTGTTCCAGATATGATGCGTAATGGGTTATTAATCAAGTATGAAGTTAAATTGCCGTTGCTGGGACATTCGGAATGGGTGACTGAGATCAAGCATATTGTGTCAGGCAAAGAGTTTGTGGATGAGCAGCGTATAGGACCTTATAACTTTTGGTATCACCGCCATCAGCTTGAAGAGACCGATCGTGGCACAAAAATGATTGATCACGTGAGCTATCAGCCACCCTATGGGATACTTGGACAAATAGCTAATACTCTGCTAATCCGTAATAAACTAGAAGAGATTTTCAACTACCGAAAGGAAGTGCTGGATGGTCGTTATAATATTTAG
- a CDS encoding Mrp/NBP35 family ATP-binding protein: MAINKQQVRTALTHVMHPEMDKDVVTLDMIEDLIVQDSFITFTIDLPEKDTKLEATLKDKCKEAIHKFVDEDAVLDITTAVNISKFRNGEEEQGEFPGQGHRSQKKQEQDQEDEEILTGVDNIIAVASGKGGVGKSTVAVNLACGLARTGAKVGLLDTDIYGPSIPTMMDAHGRPNITTEKQLIPKEKYGIRFLSMGMLVDPDQAMIWRGPMVTSAVKQFMNEVEWGELDYLVLDLPPGTGDIQLTLVQTVPLTGAVIVSTPQNVALDDARKGVAMFKKVNVPVLGMVENMAYFIPEDQPDKKYHIFGKHGARNLAEQMGTNFLGEIPLEQKVRESSDEGKPIVLGDMETKSGEAFVELSNNVIQQLAIRNQEQDPTEKIDIKIKP; the protein is encoded by the coding sequence ATGGCCATTAATAAACAACAAGTCCGCACGGCGCTTACTCATGTAATGCATCCCGAGATGGATAAGGACGTGGTAACGCTGGACATGATTGAAGACCTTATTGTGCAGGATTCCTTCATCACTTTTACTATTGACCTGCCCGAAAAAGATACTAAGCTTGAAGCCACACTTAAGGATAAATGTAAAGAAGCTATCCATAAGTTTGTGGATGAAGATGCTGTACTGGATATCACAACGGCCGTTAATATCTCGAAGTTTCGCAATGGCGAAGAAGAGCAAGGAGAATTCCCGGGACAAGGTCATCGTAGTCAAAAAAAGCAGGAACAAGATCAGGAAGATGAAGAAATTCTTACTGGTGTTGACAATATTATTGCCGTAGCTTCAGGTAAAGGCGGTGTTGGTAAATCTACGGTCGCCGTTAACCTGGCCTGTGGACTGGCACGAACTGGCGCCAAAGTTGGATTACTGGATACTGATATTTATGGCCCCAGCATTCCCACAATGATGGACGCTCACGGACGGCCTAACATCACGACGGAAAAGCAGTTGATCCCCAAAGAAAAATACGGCATCCGCTTTCTGTCAATGGGCATGCTCGTTGATCCCGATCAGGCCATGATCTGGCGTGGACCAATGGTAACGAGCGCTGTCAAACAATTTATGAATGAGGTGGAATGGGGTGAACTTGACTATCTCGTGCTCGACCTACCACCCGGCACCGGTGACATCCAGCTTACGCTGGTACAAACCGTTCCGCTAACCGGAGCAGTTATTGTTTCAACACCACAGAATGTGGCGCTGGATGATGCCCGCAAAGGCGTTGCCATGTTTAAAAAAGTGAATGTACCAGTACTGGGCATGGTTGAAAATATGGCATACTTTATCCCTGAAGATCAGCCGGACAAAAAATATCATATTTTTGGCAAACACGGAGCCCGAAATTTAGCTGAGCAAATGGGAACGAACTTTCTGGGTGAAATCCCTCTGGAACAAAAGGTACGTGAAAGCAGCGATGAGGGTAAACCTATTGTACTGGGCGATATGGAAACAAAATCCGGTGAGGCTTTTGTGGAACTTTCCAATAATGTGATTCAGCAGCTGGCAATTCGTAACCAGGAACAGGATCCGACTGAGAAGATCGATATCAAAATTAAGCCGTAA
- the gcvT gene encoding glycine cleavage system aminomethyltransferase GcvT gives MLKQTPFYNVHEQAGAKLVDFGGFEMPVQYDSIRKEHKAVRERVGMFDVSHMGEFYVSGDEALDLLQHVTINDVSKLENGKAQYSVMCYEDGGIVDDLLVYKLFDDAGYMLVVNASNIEKDLEWIEINNSFDAEVNNQSDDTCLLAVQGPKAIETLQKLTETDLSGISFYSFEMGTLAGFDNVVLSATGYTGEKGFELYFDKNDTDPEAIWEAIMEAGDEFDIEACGLGARDTLRLEKGFALYGNDITQDTHPLEARMGWLTRLDKGDFIGRVALLEAKEEGLKRKLVGLTIDDKRSIPRKGYKIFDANDNEIGFVTSGSRSITLGNNIGMGYVAIDHADEGDTVFVEIRNKKAEAKVVKPPFVE, from the coding sequence ATGTTAAAACAAACACCTTTTTATAATGTCCACGAGCAAGCCGGAGCTAAACTTGTTGATTTTGGTGGATTTGAAATGCCCGTACAGTACGATAGTATCCGCAAAGAACACAAGGCAGTTCGCGAAAGGGTAGGTATGTTTGACGTATCACATATGGGAGAATTTTATGTATCTGGCGATGAAGCACTGGATTTGCTGCAGCATGTGACGATTAACGATGTGTCGAAGCTTGAAAATGGCAAGGCGCAATACAGTGTTATGTGTTACGAAGACGGCGGTATTGTGGATGACCTGCTGGTGTATAAGTTGTTTGATGACGCCGGATATATGTTGGTAGTAAACGCTTCAAATATTGAAAAAGATTTAGAATGGATTGAAATTAATAACAGTTTTGATGCGGAGGTGAATAACCAATCCGATGATACTTGTTTGCTGGCTGTACAGGGACCAAAGGCAATAGAGACGCTCCAAAAGCTGACGGAGACAGATCTTAGCGGAATATCCTTTTATAGTTTTGAAATGGGCACATTGGCAGGCTTTGATAACGTGGTGCTTTCCGCCACGGGCTATACCGGCGAAAAAGGATTTGAGCTGTATTTTGATAAAAATGACACTGACCCCGAAGCTATCTGGGAAGCTATTATGGAAGCTGGGGACGAGTTTGATATCGAAGCCTGTGGGCTGGGTGCCCGCGATACGTTACGTCTTGAAAAAGGTTTTGCGCTTTATGGCAATGACATTACCCAAGATACACACCCGCTGGAGGCACGTATGGGCTGGCTTACAAGGCTGGATAAGGGAGACTTTATTGGTCGGGTTGCATTGCTGGAAGCCAAAGAAGAAGGACTCAAGCGTAAGCTTGTTGGTCTTACCATTGATGATAAGCGGTCTATCCCGCGCAAGGGGTATAAGATTTTTGATGCCAATGACAACGAAATTGGATTTGTCACCAGCGGTTCTCGGTCAATTACGTTAGGGAACAATATCGGTATGGGGTATGTAGCTATCGACCATGCAGATGAAGGCGACACTGTTTTTGTAGAAATCCGAAACAAAAAGGCCGAGGCCAAGGTAGTAAAACCACCATTTGTGGAGTAA
- a CDS encoding 2-phosphosulfolactate phosphatase produces the protein MTDALDVFVSAHSFREKDLRDKTVVMIDVLRASSTMVTALHHGAKGVIPVGNMDEAGKISRNLDSESFLMSGEKNGVKIDGYDLTNSPLEHAADVVTGKTVILNTTNGTKAIDRADHADKILVGSFLNLDAVVKHLQDEKNEIVLVCAGWRGRLSFEDLLCAGNIIYELCSGNLSNTAADGAKVAFGLYEKFADDIENSIMSSNYAERLEGIVSKDDISYCCQRNELQNLPALNKGIITSLDDTAN, from the coding sequence ATGACTGACGCACTTGACGTATTTGTATCAGCCCATTCTTTTCGGGAAAAAGATTTGCGAGATAAAACTGTAGTAATGATTGATGTGCTGCGGGCAAGTTCCACCATGGTGACAGCACTGCATCACGGTGCCAAGGGAGTTATTCCGGTGGGCAATATGGATGAAGCGGGCAAAATATCCCGGAATTTAGATTCAGAAAGTTTTTTGATGAGCGGCGAAAAGAACGGTGTCAAAATTGATGGATATGATTTGACTAACTCCCCGCTGGAACATGCAGCAGATGTAGTTACGGGAAAAACGGTCATATTAAATACAACCAACGGTACCAAGGCGATAGATCGAGCAGATCACGCAGATAAAATTCTTGTAGGATCTTTTTTAAATTTAGATGCAGTGGTTAAACATCTGCAAGATGAGAAAAACGAGATAGTGTTGGTTTGTGCAGGCTGGCGGGGACGCCTTTCGTTTGAGGATTTACTTTGTGCTGGAAATATTATTTACGAACTTTGCTCTGGAAACCTGTCAAATACAGCAGCAGATGGCGCAAAAGTAGCTTTTGGTCTTTATGAAAAATTTGCGGATGATATAGAAAACAGTATCATGTCATCGAATTATGCCGAACGGCTGGAAGGTATCGTAAGTAAAGATGACATATCGTATTGCTGTCAACGCAACGAATTGCAGAATTTACCAGCATTAAATAAAGGAATCATTACAAGTTTAGATGACACAGCAAACTAA
- a CDS encoding DNA translocase FtsK, whose product MTQQTNSGNIFGGLSESRKMEIIGILIMAVGGLLGLSIITYDPGDFAVIQSLSNDSLFALDQGPVLRVQNALGIIGAYLAQFFVHLLFGYMSIIVPFFIISYGWFIFRDRDTSPLLWTTAYGIWSMVLFSTILGWMNINYDLVSSVWSGSSGIATAQGLQKFTAPVGSIIILTVFFITTLLAFLDRDLQQTVERCKEWIAGIKASFAEWKEKRRQRKEAKRKEKKQQEQQQKVEQQRKAERQAQQRTPKETQPQQQSRQEPERKEQQYQEPEEQDEGEDDSQSIADIVAKSQKQDRERIQQEKEDVQSLENRPRADIEKNKVAEAEEDDVDISVYVGEGDEQADEKELDKQNKDKAKEIPRVKYKFPTIDLLDSPPNEGNDVDLDEIKENKRIILDKLQRHNIEIRSINAIVGPTVTLYELDPAPDVKISKIESYANDLKMATAAKGLRIMAPIPGRSAVGIEVPNGARETVFIKTVINTKKFVESDHELPLAFGKTIENDVFMVDLTKMPHLLIAGATGSGKTVGINTIITCLLYKCHPDDLKFVMIDPKKIELSLYQKIEDHFLATLPGEDEPIVTDTTTAQETLESLTKEMDERYDLLKEGMVRNIQAYNEKFDNGELDEEEGHRHLPYIVVLIDELADLMMTAGKQIEEPIARLAQLARAVGIHLVVATQRPSVNVITGTIKANFPARMAYQVASKVDSRTILDTGGADQLIGRGDMLFTNGGGMTRIQNAFVSTEEVEEITDFIGNQKGYNKKYELPVLQDESSSGGDIPDPLEDIDELFESAAKVIVLHQQGSVSLLQRKLKIGYNRAGRIVDQLFNAGIVGPYQGSTARDVLVEDEEELEQVLDDLDEFER is encoded by the coding sequence ATGACACAGCAAACTAATTCGGGAAATATTTTTGGCGGACTTTCGGAATCTCGGAAAATGGAAATTATCGGGATTCTAATTATGGCTGTCGGCGGTCTGCTGGGGTTGAGTATCATAACCTACGACCCGGGCGATTTTGCGGTCATCCAGTCCTTATCAAACGACAGTCTGTTTGCCCTTGACCAAGGTCCGGTATTACGGGTGCAGAATGCACTCGGAATTATTGGTGCTTATCTGGCTCAATTTTTTGTGCACTTGCTTTTTGGATATATGAGCATCATTGTGCCGTTTTTTATCATCAGTTACGGCTGGTTTATTTTTCGTGATCGTGATACAAGTCCATTGCTATGGACTACGGCCTACGGCATTTGGAGTATGGTACTTTTTTCCACCATTCTGGGATGGATGAATATTAATTACGATTTAGTATCATCTGTTTGGAGTGGGTCATCGGGCATTGCCACTGCGCAAGGTCTTCAAAAATTTACTGCTCCGGTGGGGTCCATTATTATTCTCACCGTATTTTTTATTACAACTTTGCTGGCCTTTTTGGATCGTGATCTTCAGCAAACGGTAGAGCGATGTAAGGAATGGATTGCTGGTATTAAAGCATCTTTTGCAGAGTGGAAAGAAAAACGACGCCAGCGAAAAGAAGCAAAGCGCAAAGAAAAGAAACAACAAGAACAGCAACAAAAAGTTGAACAACAGCGCAAAGCCGAGCGCCAGGCACAGCAGCGTACTCCCAAAGAGACTCAGCCACAACAGCAAAGCCGGCAAGAACCGGAGCGTAAGGAACAACAGTATCAAGAGCCCGAAGAGCAGGACGAAGGAGAAGATGATTCACAGTCTATAGCTGATATTGTGGCAAAATCGCAGAAGCAGGATCGGGAGCGTATACAGCAAGAAAAGGAGGATGTGCAATCGCTCGAAAACCGTCCGCGCGCTGATATTGAAAAGAATAAAGTTGCCGAAGCTGAAGAAGATGACGTTGATATTTCGGTCTATGTGGGTGAAGGAGATGAACAGGCCGATGAGAAAGAGCTAGACAAACAAAATAAAGACAAGGCTAAAGAAATTCCGCGGGTCAAATATAAGTTCCCGACTATTGATTTGCTGGATTCTCCGCCCAATGAAGGCAATGACGTTGACCTTGATGAAATCAAAGAGAATAAACGTATTATTCTCGACAAGCTACAGCGCCACAATATTGAGATTCGCAGCATCAACGCTATTGTAGGTCCCACCGTTACACTTTATGAACTTGATCCAGCTCCTGATGTTAAGATCAGCAAGATCGAAAGTTATGCCAACGATCTGAAGATGGCAACGGCTGCAAAAGGATTACGTATTATGGCGCCAATCCCCGGTCGATCTGCCGTAGGTATTGAGGTGCCGAACGGAGCCCGTGAAACGGTATTTATAAAGACCGTTATTAATACCAAGAAATTTGTGGAAAGTGACCATGAGTTGCCGCTGGCTTTCGGTAAGACCATCGAGAATGATGTGTTTATGGTAGATCTGACGAAGATGCCGCACCTGTTGATTGCTGGTGCAACCGGATCCGGTAAAACAGTGGGTATCAATACTATTATTACCTGCCTGTTGTATAAGTGTCATCCCGACGATCTGAAGTTTGTGATGATTGATCCCAAGAAGATTGAGCTATCGCTGTATCAAAAGATTGAAGATCACTTTTTAGCGACCTTGCCCGGTGAAGATGAGCCTATTGTTACGGATACAACGACAGCTCAGGAAACGCTGGAAAGCCTTACCAAAGAGATGGATGAGCGTTACGACTTGCTTAAAGAAGGAATGGTACGCAATATCCAAGCTTATAATGAGAAGTTTGATAATGGAGAACTGGACGAAGAAGAGGGGCATCGCCACTTGCCATACATTGTGGTACTTATTGATGAGCTAGCTGATCTGATGATGACGGCCGGTAAACAAATTGAGGAACCTATTGCCAGGCTGGCTCAACTTGCCCGTGCAGTGGGCATCCATTTGGTGGTTGCTACTCAGCGTCCGTCGGTAAATGTTATTACCGGAACTATTAAGGCGAACTTTCCGGCGCGGATGGCTTATCAGGTGGCCTCGAAAGTGGATTCCAGAACTATCCTCGATACCGGCGGTGCTGATCAGCTTATTGGCCGCGGAGATATGCTGTTTACCAACGGGGGTGGAATGACACGTATCCAGAATGCCTTTGTGTCTACTGAGGAGGTCGAAGAGATTACCGACTTTATTGGTAACCAGAAAGGGTATAATAAAAAGTATGAACTGCCTGTTTTACAAGATGAGTCTTCGTCGGGCGGTGACATTCCAGACCCGCTGGAAGATATTGACGAACTCTTTGAGTCAGCAGCCAAAGTGATTGTACTGCACCAGCAAGGTTCGGTATCACTGTTGCAGCGCAAGCTTAAAATTGGTTATAATCGTGCTGGCCGTATTGTAGATCAATTATTTAACGCAGGCATTGTGGGACCTTATCAGGGAAGCACGGCGCGCGATGTTCTGGTAGAAGATGAAGAAGAATTGGAACAAGTATTAGATGATCTTGACGAATTTGAACGATAG
- a CDS encoding LolA family protein, which yields MILTNLNDSVLQFLSFLFFLCGCSLALQAQDTPLDDLKQKFETNYIFKAQFHHQSIDSYTQDTMSSRGQIWVGGTQYKVKTEHQTVVVDGKMSMVYDKNRSRVIISKYEPSEDDFAPSRILNGIDSTFTVQSQEIRDNQHYIRLGSDDPFAIYKKVEIHLAKTLIPQKIRAVDPVDNVITTTFSNGEFVSLRKNIFELDYPDNTEVVDMRSE from the coding sequence ATGATCTTGACGAATTTGAACGATAGCGTATTACAATTTTTGAGTTTTCTGTTCTTTTTATGCGGATGCTCACTTGCCCTTCAAGCACAAGACACTCCGCTGGATGACCTCAAACAAAAGTTTGAGACTAACTATATTTTTAAAGCCCAATTCCACCATCAGTCCATTGATTCTTATACACAGGATACAATGTCCAGCCGTGGTCAAATTTGGGTCGGTGGCACCCAATATAAAGTGAAGACAGAGCATCAGACAGTTGTTGTAGATGGTAAAATGTCGATGGTATATGATAAAAATAGGAGCAGAGTCATTATCAGTAAATATGAACCTTCGGAAGATGATTTTGCTCCCTCCCGAATTTTAAATGGTATCGATTCTACCTTTACTGTACAGTCGCAGGAAATACGTGACAACCAGCATTATATTCGTCTCGGTTCAGACGATCCTTTTGCTATCTATAAAAAAGTTGAAATTCATCTTGCCAAGACACTTATCCCGCAGAAGATCCGGGCGGTTGATCCTGTAGATAATGTGATTACGACCACCTTTAGCAACGGAGAATTTGTAAGTCTTCGCAAAAACATTTTTGAATTGGATTATCCCGACAATACCGAAGTGGTAGATATGCGAAGTGAATAA
- a CDS encoding lysylphosphatidylglycerol synthase transmembrane domain-containing protein: MSESKKPYKRVLKIGLALALGALFMWLAFRNVRLQEVWQYAQNIQFGWILPFAVSALLSHVFRAERWRLLIEHDNDELDRVTLISGVLVGYLMNIVGPRLGEVSRPLYVAKKEDLSTSKLMGTIVLERIIDVVVMAFLMLVVSVYVISDPDLLRQIFGDQTISFLTNESSLSTYGWAGLLLIVFAAIGYLGIKFILYLGSKFEVLQKWIDKAKSALIMFKDGLLSAREVERWGLFVVYTACIWFCYTLMTYIPFWMFDLQEVYNLDMLDALVITVISAIGIAIPSPGGIGTYHYFVKQSLLVLYAVPAVTGIAYATVTHASMVIFVASITPVFLFIDKLRSTKAGKSVV, from the coding sequence ATGTCCGAATCAAAAAAACCGTATAAACGCGTATTAAAAATAGGGTTAGCCCTTGCATTGGGTGCGCTATTTATGTGGTTGGCCTTTCGTAATGTCCGGCTGCAAGAGGTGTGGCAGTATGCGCAAAATATACAGTTCGGCTGGATACTCCCCTTTGCTGTATCGGCCTTGCTTAGCCATGTTTTTAGAGCTGAGCGCTGGCGGTTGCTTATCGAACACGACAATGATGAACTAGACCGGGTGACGCTTATTTCGGGGGTCTTGGTTGGCTATTTGATGAATATCGTCGGTCCACGGCTGGGAGAAGTTTCGCGCCCGCTGTATGTAGCCAAAAAAGAAGACCTAAGCACCTCAAAGCTGATGGGCACCATTGTGCTCGAACGTATTATTGACGTAGTAGTCATGGCCTTTTTGATGCTTGTAGTTTCGGTGTATGTAATTTCAGATCCTGATTTATTGCGCCAAATTTTTGGAGATCAAACCATTAGTTTTTTAACGAATGAATCCAGTTTATCTACTTATGGTTGGGCAGGGTTGCTGCTAATCGTTTTTGCAGCAATTGGATATCTGGGAATCAAATTTATTCTGTATTTGGGCTCCAAATTTGAAGTGCTACAAAAATGGATTGATAAGGCTAAAAGTGCGCTTATCATGTTTAAAGATGGACTTCTTTCAGCCAGAGAAGTTGAGCGCTGGGGGCTTTTTGTAGTTTATACCGCCTGTATTTGGTTTTGCTATACGCTTATGACCTATATTCCTTTTTGGATGTTTGATCTGCAGGAAGTTTATAATCTTGACATGCTTGATGCCTTGGTCATCACTGTTATTTCGGCTATCGGTATTGCTATACCCTCACCCGGCGGTATTGGTACCTATCACTATTTTGTAAAACAGTCGTTACTGGTACTATATGCTGTCCCAGCGGTTACCGGTATTGCTTATGCCACAGTTACCCATGCCTCTATGGTAATTTTTGTAGCAAGTATTACGCCCGTGTTTTTATTTATTGATAAACTTAGATCCACAAAGGCCGGTAAATCGGTTGTTTAG
- a CDS encoding HU family DNA-binding protein, with the protein MDSDFLQAFSEVVRNEVSQNNEVHVEGIGCFVSEHQKQYQKKFDDGRVVMMPPKNTISFIPKKDSEV; encoded by the coding sequence ATGGATAGTGATTTTCTACAGGCATTTTCGGAGGTAGTTCGTAATGAGGTATCCCAAAATAATGAAGTGCATGTAGAGGGCATCGGATGCTTTGTTTCGGAGCATCAAAAGCAATATCAGAAAAAGTTTGACGACGGACGTGTTGTGATGATGCCCCCAAAGAATACTATCAGTTTTATTCCTAAAAAGGATTCGGAGGTATGA